ACTCTCATTCGACAATCCAAGCAACCGAATTAAAAGCACCCCAGATGTAACACGCCCTAAACGGAAAACTAGCTCACCAAAATCCTTATCTCCAGTTAATAACAGAGCATTTTCTTGGTTAGCTAAATCCAGCACTTCATCATCAGAAATTCCTGGCTCCATTTCGACAACATACCAAACTCTATGACCCTCTTTTCTCAAACGCTCAACAATGAGTTCATTAATATTTTCATCTGCCAACAAGTTCACGAAGCAACATCCAAAACTGGATACACCACATCCGCTTTTAAGGCTTCAGCAGCAAAGGCAAGCGCTGCAAGGATAGATTGGCGATCGAGTCTAGGATAAGCTTGCAAAAGTTGCTCCTGAGTTTCGCCAGCAGCAAAACTTTCTAGAATCAATTCCACTGTAATGCGAGTTCCCCGAATCGTTGGTTTTCCCATCATAATTTGAGGATCGGAAACAATGAGTTGTTGGTATTCCTGCATCATGTACAAGCAATCCATAATTGTCAAATCTATTATATACAAAGAAACCGGGTTTGTCGCTCTTCTCCATCGCAGGGTGCATCTGTGGGCACAAACCCGGTTTCTAACCCCCGTGGGTGCGAGAAGTGCAAAGAAACCGGGTTTGTTGCTTCTCTCCATCGCAGAGTGCATCTGTGAGTACAAACCCGGTTTCTAACCGCCGCAAGAAGCACAGAGAAACCGATCTAGGTTAAACTGACGATATCAACCCAGTTAACAGTAATGACCATCCCATCAGAACTCAATGTTCTCATCAATCGGTTAAATGCGGAACTCGATCGTATTGAGGCTCAAGGGACGGAAGGACTCAGGTTACTTAGACCCATTATGTCTAGCTTTCCCGATAATACCATCCTGATTCAGCAATTTGCTTACCTAAACACCATCTTATTCTTTGTACAATCATCCAGAAAGCAAATCAAGGATAATGTGGCGCTGATTGCCGATACTACCGTATCCGAAGAGAGGATTCAAGAGTGTGGAGAAACGGTCAGTAATCTCTTGGGTAAAGTCATAGAAGTTAAACTAAAAGTTGAGACTATTGTCAATCATTGGAGACGCTAAAATGAAATCTGTGATTAATGAAGCACAAATGCTCGAAGATCTCGAACTTTTGAAAGAATGCGAACAATCGGCTAGAGAACTCTATCAACTTTCCATCGCCTTCGCCAACCAATGCCAAGAAATAGTTAAAGAAGCTTCTGCCATTGAGCCAACGGAACAAACAGTTTCCGATCTCCACGATAATTGAAAATCCATCTTATGAAAACTCGACCTGAATGGCTGAATGCCCTATTAAACTTCAACCAACCCCTCGGTGAAATTGTGCCCCATCTTCGTGACTTCGGATGGGAGAGTGATACCGCTCTCGTTGTCCTCAACCGTCAATATTTATGCTCCATTTTGCAACGCTATCTCCATCATCAACTCTCTGCTGAAGATCTAGAAGATTGGGCAAATACCATTGAAGGGCGAGAGGATATTGCCTATGATGATGAAGATGAAGAATTATTAGAAACCGTAATCTTTGAACTGGCTAATTCTTTACTCGCGTCTCCTCTATCTGTAGCACTTATCCAAGATTGGCTGGAAAAATTGAACCGTTCACCGATACCCAACTTCGAGCATGTTTAGAGATACCCAGAAACCAAGTTAAGGTTGAAAGCGTAAACTATTCAGAAACATTTCGATCTGGCGATCGCGAGAAGGGCAAAGAAACCGGGTTTCTAGCTCCTCTCCACCGCAGGTAGCACCTGTGGGAAGAAACCCGGTTTCTAACAGCCGCAAGAAGCCAATCATATTTGATATTAATTGTTAATTGATATTATTGCCCAGGGCGATCGCCCCATTATTACCTCCAAAGGCAAAACTTAAACACAAACAATGTTGTATCGGCTGAGAACGGGCAGCACGAACAACATTGATATTAAACTCTGGCTCCCTTAACCCCACACAAGGAGGTAAGATTTGATGCTTGAGCGCCATTAAAGAAAAGGCGATACCCAATGCTCCAGAAGCACCCAAGGTATGCCCGGTTGCCCCTTTGGTGGAGCTAACAGGAACTGTTGCTGGAAATAGATGCTGGATCAGTTGGCTTTCGGCGGCATCATTTAAGGGGGTACTGGTTCCGTGGGCATGGATGTAGTCGATAGAACTTGGGGTTAAGCCAGACCGCTCCAAACAAGTTTTAATGGCGATCGCCGCACTCATGCGATCCGGTTTTGGGGCGCTCAGATGATAAGCATCACTGGTAAAGGCTGCTCCCAGGATATGACCATAGATTGAGGCTTGACGCTGCTGTGCTGATTCTAGGGATTCTAGGAGGAGAAATGCGCCTCCTTCCCCTAAAACCAATCCTTCCCGATCGCGGTCAAAGGGATAACATCCCGTTTTCGCTAAGGCTCCCATTTGCGTAAATCCCCCTAGA
This region of Roseofilum reptotaenium CS-1145 genomic DNA includes:
- a CDS encoding DUF5615 family PIN-like protein, yielding MNLLADENINELIVERLRKEGHRVWYVVEMEPGISDDEVLDLANQENALLLTGDKDFGELVFRLGRVTSGVLLIRLLGLSNESKVTIITNAIAQYADRLPGAFTVIAPTTIRIRKMEI
- a CDS encoding DUF433 domain-containing protein, encoding MMQEYQQLIVSDPQIMMGKPTIRGTRITVELILESFAAGETQEQLLQAYPRLDRQSILAALAFAAEALKADVVYPVLDVAS
- a CDS encoding beta-ketoacyl-ACP synthase, with the protein product MTVVVVTGLGLVSALGSRDNATWHKLLNQESAIAMAQPFPDLAPRPLAMIGDRPASLRELTRQLVLETLEDADMTPPLPDLGIVVGSSRSAQGSWEAIAGRFLTGDPEFPNLSNCLDYLPDLPARMAAQLTGTQGIVQAPMNACNTGMWAIAQGYELIRCGYAQQVLAGAIEAPITPLTLGGFTQMGALAKTGCYPFDRDREGLVLGEGGAFLLLESLESAQQRQASIYGHILGAAFTSDAYHLSAPKPDRMSAAIAIKTCLERSGLTPSSIDYIHAHGTSTPLNDAAESQLIQHLFPATVPVSSTKGATGHTLGASGALGIAFSLMALKHQILPPCVGLREPEFNINVVRAARSQPIQHCLCLSFAFGGNNGAIALGNNIN